A part of Perca fluviatilis chromosome 15, GENO_Pfluv_1.0, whole genome shotgun sequence genomic DNA contains:
- the LOC120574573 gene encoding G-protein coupled receptor family C group 5 member C-like isoform X1, whose amino-acid sequence MISPGGEKRRGSIKWTFERSEIGRNIRQELDNTRGKKANISDKVFTGVNLPESPVGAELLSIISPAAALFKICSEAMGPTSAPKGCDSSISSIYYNLCDLTTVWGVVVEAFAAAGLVTSFVLLVILMASLPFVTDKKRKSMVVLQAGFLVFTLGLFGLTFAFIVGRYSTSCAARRFLFGVLFSGCLACLVMHGLWLALLKRRGRGPRSWMLSLGALGLWMVEVIINTEWLIITVVRSPPGGVIIPDMFCSIANQDFVMALIYVMVLLLAVVLMAGPSLTHKHKHWRRDGAFILVTGLFTMAIWVAWTVMYIYGNRVAGNPSWDDPTLAVAVVSNAWVFLFLYTIPEICVLTQEDPDQEQQFDEPVYPARNLVYDNILKEPEPLHQNVYMENKAFTMDEPPTVPSKPVSPYGAYNGQLRSCVYQPTEIALIAKGMTKMDQDAMMPRARAPSLNPGSGSSQPRSAESSLF is encoded by the exons ATGATTTCGCCCGGGGGGGAAAAACGCCGTGGATCCATTAAGTGGACATTTGAACGCTCAGAAATTGGTCGAAACATCCGTCAAGAGCTTGATAATACCCGAGGAAAAAAAGCGAACATTTCGGACAAGGTTTTTACTGGAGTAAATCTACCTGAGTCACCTGTTGGAGCGGAGCTGCTCTCTATCATCAGTCCAG cagcAGCACTTTTCAAAATCTGCAGTGAAGCCATGGGACCGACCAGTGCTCCAAAAGGATGCGATTCCAGTATCAGCTCCATATATTACAACCTGTGTGACCTGACTACAGtgtggggggtggtggtggaggcCTTTGCTGCTGCTGGTTTGGTGACTTCCTTTGTTCTGTTGGTCATCCTCATGGCCAGCTTACCATTTGTGacagacaagaagagaaagagtATGGTGGTCCTGCAGGCCGGATTTCTGGTGTTTACTCTGGGACTCTTTGGGCTCACTTTTGCCTTCATTGTGGGTCGGTACTCCACCAGCTGTGCTGCACGGAGGTTCCTCTTTGGAGTACTGTTCTCAGGCTGTCTAGCCTGCCTGGTCATGCATGGGTTGTGGCTTGCCCTGCTGAAGCGGAGAGGCCGGGGGCCCAGGAGCTGGATGTTATCCCTGGGAGCCCTGGGTCTGTGGATGGTCGAGGTGATCATCAACACTGAGTGGCTTATCATCACTGTGGTCAGAAGCCCACCTGGAGGTGTAATCATCCCTGACATGTTCTGCAGCATTGCTAACCAGGACTTTGTGATGGCTCTGATCTATGTGATGGTTCTGCTACTAGCTGTGGTGCTGATGGCTGGGCCCTCACTGACACACAAGCACAAGCACTGGCGCCGAGATGGAGCCTTCATCCTGGTCACAGGGCTCTTCACCATGGCCATCTGGGTAGCTTGGACTGTCATGTACATCTATGGGAACAGAGTGGCAGGAAATCCCAGCTGGGACGATCCTACTCTGGCTGTAGCCGTGGTGTCAAATGCCTGGgtgttcctcttcctctacaCCATCCCAGAAATCTGCGTACTAACCCAGGAGGACCCAGACCAGGAGCAGCAATTTGATGAACCCGTTTATCCTGCCAGGAATCTGGTTTATGACAATATCCTTAAGGAGCCGGAGCCACTCCACCAGAACGTATACATGGAAAATAAAGCCTTCACTATGGACGAGCCTCCAACAG TACCTTCAAAGCCAGTGTCTCCATATGGTGCTTATAATGGTCAGCTACGAAGTTGTGTGTACCAGCCCACTGAAATAGCCCTGATTGCAAAGGGTATGACTAAG ATGGACCAAGATGCGATGATGCCTCGAGCCAGAGCCCCCTCTCTAAATCCAGGAAGTGGCAGCTCCCAGCCTCGTTCCGCCGAGTCCTCACTGTTTTAA
- the LOC120574573 gene encoding G-protein coupled receptor family C group 5 member C-like isoform X2, with protein MISPGGEKRRGSIKWTFERSEIGRNIRQELDNTRGKKANISDKVFTGVNLPESPVGAELLSIISPAALFKICSEAMGPTSAPKGCDSSISSIYYNLCDLTTVWGVVVEAFAAAGLVTSFVLLVILMASLPFVTDKKRKSMVVLQAGFLVFTLGLFGLTFAFIVGRYSTSCAARRFLFGVLFSGCLACLVMHGLWLALLKRRGRGPRSWMLSLGALGLWMVEVIINTEWLIITVVRSPPGGVIIPDMFCSIANQDFVMALIYVMVLLLAVVLMAGPSLTHKHKHWRRDGAFILVTGLFTMAIWVAWTVMYIYGNRVAGNPSWDDPTLAVAVVSNAWVFLFLYTIPEICVLTQEDPDQEQQFDEPVYPARNLVYDNILKEPEPLHQNVYMENKAFTMDEPPTVPSKPVSPYGAYNGQLRSCVYQPTEIALIAKGMTKMDQDAMMPRARAPSLNPGSGSSQPRSAESSLF; from the exons ATGATTTCGCCCGGGGGGGAAAAACGCCGTGGATCCATTAAGTGGACATTTGAACGCTCAGAAATTGGTCGAAACATCCGTCAAGAGCTTGATAATACCCGAGGAAAAAAAGCGAACATTTCGGACAAGGTTTTTACTGGAGTAAATCTACCTGAGTCACCTGTTGGAGCGGAGCTGCTCTCTATCATCAGTCCAG cAGCACTTTTCAAAATCTGCAGTGAAGCCATGGGACCGACCAGTGCTCCAAAAGGATGCGATTCCAGTATCAGCTCCATATATTACAACCTGTGTGACCTGACTACAGtgtggggggtggtggtggaggcCTTTGCTGCTGCTGGTTTGGTGACTTCCTTTGTTCTGTTGGTCATCCTCATGGCCAGCTTACCATTTGTGacagacaagaagagaaagagtATGGTGGTCCTGCAGGCCGGATTTCTGGTGTTTACTCTGGGACTCTTTGGGCTCACTTTTGCCTTCATTGTGGGTCGGTACTCCACCAGCTGTGCTGCACGGAGGTTCCTCTTTGGAGTACTGTTCTCAGGCTGTCTAGCCTGCCTGGTCATGCATGGGTTGTGGCTTGCCCTGCTGAAGCGGAGAGGCCGGGGGCCCAGGAGCTGGATGTTATCCCTGGGAGCCCTGGGTCTGTGGATGGTCGAGGTGATCATCAACACTGAGTGGCTTATCATCACTGTGGTCAGAAGCCCACCTGGAGGTGTAATCATCCCTGACATGTTCTGCAGCATTGCTAACCAGGACTTTGTGATGGCTCTGATCTATGTGATGGTTCTGCTACTAGCTGTGGTGCTGATGGCTGGGCCCTCACTGACACACAAGCACAAGCACTGGCGCCGAGATGGAGCCTTCATCCTGGTCACAGGGCTCTTCACCATGGCCATCTGGGTAGCTTGGACTGTCATGTACATCTATGGGAACAGAGTGGCAGGAAATCCCAGCTGGGACGATCCTACTCTGGCTGTAGCCGTGGTGTCAAATGCCTGGgtgttcctcttcctctacaCCATCCCAGAAATCTGCGTACTAACCCAGGAGGACCCAGACCAGGAGCAGCAATTTGATGAACCCGTTTATCCTGCCAGGAATCTGGTTTATGACAATATCCTTAAGGAGCCGGAGCCACTCCACCAGAACGTATACATGGAAAATAAAGCCTTCACTATGGACGAGCCTCCAACAG TACCTTCAAAGCCAGTGTCTCCATATGGTGCTTATAATGGTCAGCTACGAAGTTGTGTGTACCAGCCCACTGAAATAGCCCTGATTGCAAAGGGTATGACTAAG ATGGACCAAGATGCGATGATGCCTCGAGCCAGAGCCCCCTCTCTAAATCCAGGAAGTGGCAGCTCCCAGCCTCGTTCCGCCGAGTCCTCACTGTTTTAA
- the LOC120574573 gene encoding G-protein coupled receptor family C group 5 member C-like isoform X3 yields the protein MISPGGEKRRGSIKWTFERSEIGRNIRQELDNTRGKKANISDKVFTGVNLPESPVGAELLSIISPALFKICSEAMGPTSAPKGCDSSISSIYYNLCDLTTVWGVVVEAFAAAGLVTSFVLLVILMASLPFVTDKKRKSMVVLQAGFLVFTLGLFGLTFAFIVGRYSTSCAARRFLFGVLFSGCLACLVMHGLWLALLKRRGRGPRSWMLSLGALGLWMVEVIINTEWLIITVVRSPPGGVIIPDMFCSIANQDFVMALIYVMVLLLAVVLMAGPSLTHKHKHWRRDGAFILVTGLFTMAIWVAWTVMYIYGNRVAGNPSWDDPTLAVAVVSNAWVFLFLYTIPEICVLTQEDPDQEQQFDEPVYPARNLVYDNILKEPEPLHQNVYMENKAFTMDEPPTVPSKPVSPYGAYNGQLRSCVYQPTEIALIAKGMTKMDQDAMMPRARAPSLNPGSGSSQPRSAESSLF from the exons ATGATTTCGCCCGGGGGGGAAAAACGCCGTGGATCCATTAAGTGGACATTTGAACGCTCAGAAATTGGTCGAAACATCCGTCAAGAGCTTGATAATACCCGAGGAAAAAAAGCGAACATTTCGGACAAGGTTTTTACTGGAGTAAATCTACCTGAGTCACCTGTTGGAGCGGAGCTGCTCTCTATCATCAGTCCAG CACTTTTCAAAATCTGCAGTGAAGCCATGGGACCGACCAGTGCTCCAAAAGGATGCGATTCCAGTATCAGCTCCATATATTACAACCTGTGTGACCTGACTACAGtgtggggggtggtggtggaggcCTTTGCTGCTGCTGGTTTGGTGACTTCCTTTGTTCTGTTGGTCATCCTCATGGCCAGCTTACCATTTGTGacagacaagaagagaaagagtATGGTGGTCCTGCAGGCCGGATTTCTGGTGTTTACTCTGGGACTCTTTGGGCTCACTTTTGCCTTCATTGTGGGTCGGTACTCCACCAGCTGTGCTGCACGGAGGTTCCTCTTTGGAGTACTGTTCTCAGGCTGTCTAGCCTGCCTGGTCATGCATGGGTTGTGGCTTGCCCTGCTGAAGCGGAGAGGCCGGGGGCCCAGGAGCTGGATGTTATCCCTGGGAGCCCTGGGTCTGTGGATGGTCGAGGTGATCATCAACACTGAGTGGCTTATCATCACTGTGGTCAGAAGCCCACCTGGAGGTGTAATCATCCCTGACATGTTCTGCAGCATTGCTAACCAGGACTTTGTGATGGCTCTGATCTATGTGATGGTTCTGCTACTAGCTGTGGTGCTGATGGCTGGGCCCTCACTGACACACAAGCACAAGCACTGGCGCCGAGATGGAGCCTTCATCCTGGTCACAGGGCTCTTCACCATGGCCATCTGGGTAGCTTGGACTGTCATGTACATCTATGGGAACAGAGTGGCAGGAAATCCCAGCTGGGACGATCCTACTCTGGCTGTAGCCGTGGTGTCAAATGCCTGGgtgttcctcttcctctacaCCATCCCAGAAATCTGCGTACTAACCCAGGAGGACCCAGACCAGGAGCAGCAATTTGATGAACCCGTTTATCCTGCCAGGAATCTGGTTTATGACAATATCCTTAAGGAGCCGGAGCCACTCCACCAGAACGTATACATGGAAAATAAAGCCTTCACTATGGACGAGCCTCCAACAG TACCTTCAAAGCCAGTGTCTCCATATGGTGCTTATAATGGTCAGCTACGAAGTTGTGTGTACCAGCCCACTGAAATAGCCCTGATTGCAAAGGGTATGACTAAG ATGGACCAAGATGCGATGATGCCTCGAGCCAGAGCCCCCTCTCTAAATCCAGGAAGTGGCAGCTCCCAGCCTCGTTCCGCCGAGTCCTCACTGTTTTAA